One window from the genome of Nitrosospira multiformis encodes:
- a CDS encoding SRPBCC family protein gives MFNLGSKEPVIAKARTLIERPPAEIFRYLGDGFFENYPKWSPEVIELECITDGPVKLGTIARQVRIDQGRRSETKFTINVYERDKRLGFIGVSDPFLCIYELREINSGTAELIFTFELSEIQLFMRPFEKLIRVVVQEGAERTVRNLKQLTEASKAVSPNPPRP, from the coding sequence ATGTTCAATTTAGGGTCCAAGGAACCTGTAATAGCGAAGGCGAGGACATTAATCGAGCGTCCTCCGGCCGAGATATTCAGGTATTTGGGCGATGGATTCTTTGAAAATTATCCGAAATGGTCCCCTGAGGTCATTGAACTTGAATGCATCACCGATGGCCCGGTGAAACTGGGAACGATAGCAAGGCAAGTACGTATTGACCAGGGGCGCCGCTCGGAAACAAAATTCACCATCAATGTTTATGAACGGGATAAACGCTTGGGCTTTATCGGTGTTTCAGATCCTTTTCTCTGCATCTACGAGTTGCGGGAGATTAATTCCGGCACGGCTGAATTGATCTTTACTTTTGAATTGAGTGAAATCCAGCTATTTATGCGTCCCTTCGAGAAGCTGATCCGCGTGGTGGTTCAGGAAGGCGCCGAACGCACGGTGAGAAACCTGAAACAATTAACCGAAGCCAGCAAGGCGGTTTCACCAAATCCTCCACGTCCCTAA
- a CDS encoding Crp/Fnr family transcriptional regulator, whose translation MPSSCQHQPIQNQLLAALRTTQLERLASHLELVHMPLGDVLCESGGRLHYVYFPTSAIVSLHYILENGASSEIAGVGNEGMLGVSLFMGGETTPSWATVQTAGYGYRMKAGLMLQEFNQATPIQRLLLRYTQALMTQISQTAVCNRHHTIEQQLCRWLLLTLDRLGCQDLTMTQELIASMLGVRREGITEAAGKLQNAGMIRYRRGHIMVLDRAGLEKHVCECYHVVKKEFDRLFWDVRKF comes from the coding sequence ATGCCCAGTTCCTGCCAACATCAGCCCATCCAGAATCAGCTCCTCGCTGCGCTGCGGACGACTCAGCTCGAACGTTTGGCGTCTCATCTGGAGCTGGTTCATATGCCGCTTGGGGACGTTCTGTGTGAATCTGGCGGCCGTCTTCATTATGTGTACTTTCCAACTTCGGCTATCGTCTCCCTGCATTACATCCTGGAAAACGGAGCCTCTTCCGAGATCGCCGGTGTGGGTAACGAGGGTATGCTCGGTGTTTCACTCTTCATGGGAGGTGAAACCACACCTAGTTGGGCCACCGTACAAACGGCCGGGTATGGCTACCGCATGAAAGCCGGGTTAATGCTGCAGGAGTTCAATCAGGCAACGCCTATTCAGCGCTTGCTGCTGCGTTACACCCAGGCGCTGATGACGCAGATCTCCCAGACCGCGGTATGCAATCGCCATCATACGATCGAGCAACAGTTGTGCCGCTGGTTGTTATTAACGCTAGACCGGTTAGGGTGTCAGGATTTGACCATGACGCAGGAATTGATTGCCAGCATGCTCGGGGTGCGGCGCGAGGGAATTACCGAAGCCGCCGGTAAATTGCAAAACGCCGGAATGATTCGCTATCGTCGCGGCCATATCATGGTACTTGACCGAGCTGGACTGGAAAAACACGTTTGTGAGTGCTATCACGTGGTAAAAAAAGAATTTGACCGTCTATTTTGGGATGTGCGGAAATTCTAG
- a CDS encoding AsmA family protein, which translates to MRTRSKKILVTFAAIFAIIVITISLFDWNMLKPYIERQVTEKTGREFIIRGDLDVNLFFNPKISVEGLSLANADWGTGQPMLDIEKLSFRIYPWKLFWGEIVLPELSISQPKILLEKSLDGKRNWVLKEEEKETELPKIGKLIVDQGTLIFRDPKTETDITARIATDSASTDARETPINIVAEGKFTSLKFTFQVHGGEVISLMDKSRAYPVQGNVQIGTTHATFDGTITGLQALSAMDLKLEVRGDDLSALYPITGIVIFPSPPYRISGRLQHQKTEWSLNGFTGEVGTSDLGGHILFDTGGKRPMLRGEVVSQLLDLEDLGGFIGARKGPQPQDSPAEKQEKKASKAAQRHRMLPDQEFSVERLRAMDADIKFTGQSIRNKDLPVKHLTTHTRIDNGLMKLDADFTVAEGSINANVTVNARDDPPVAETRVDVKRLQLPKLLPKMELMHDSLGLIGGRASIKSQGKSVGALLGSADGRFGLIMSGGQISNMMLEIVGLDGAEILKFLVIGDKNVKVRCAVADFEIKRGVMESKAFVIDTTDTNILGDGQISLAEETIKMKLSPEPKDFSIVSLRTPVHISGTFKEPTIYPDKMLAIRVGAAVLLGVFATPVASLIPLIETGPGEDHNCRALIASVKKPLPGKQNAQVEKKK; encoded by the coding sequence ATGAGAACTCGTTCCAAAAAAATACTGGTTACCTTCGCCGCGATATTCGCAATCATTGTGATAACCATTTCCCTATTCGACTGGAACATGCTGAAGCCATATATCGAACGGCAAGTCACCGAAAAAACTGGCCGTGAATTCATAATTAGGGGCGATCTCGACGTCAATTTGTTCTTCAACCCGAAAATTAGCGTTGAAGGACTCTCGCTTGCCAATGCCGATTGGGGCACTGGGCAGCCAATGCTCGATATTGAGAAACTCTCATTCCGTATTTATCCGTGGAAACTGTTCTGGGGGGAGATCGTTCTGCCGGAATTATCGATATCGCAGCCGAAGATCCTCCTGGAAAAGAGCCTGGATGGAAAGCGCAACTGGGTTCTGAAAGAGGAGGAAAAGGAAACGGAATTGCCAAAAATCGGCAAGCTCATCGTTGATCAAGGTACGCTCATCTTTCGCGATCCGAAGACCGAGACCGACATCACCGCAAGGATAGCGACTGATTCAGCATCAACCGATGCACGGGAAACACCCATCAATATAGTGGCTGAAGGCAAATTCACGAGTTTGAAATTTACCTTCCAAGTCCACGGGGGGGAAGTGATATCGCTCATGGACAAGAGCCGCGCCTATCCTGTCCAGGGAAATGTCCAGATCGGAACCACGCATGCCACGTTTGACGGTACGATTACCGGACTCCAGGCATTGTCAGCAATGGATTTGAAATTGGAAGTGCGTGGTGACGATCTATCAGCGCTTTATCCGATAACGGGAATTGTGATTTTCCCTTCGCCCCCATACCGAATTTCAGGAAGACTTCAGCACCAAAAAACCGAGTGGTCTCTGAATGGGTTCACCGGAGAGGTGGGCACGAGCGATCTGGGCGGGCATATTCTTTTTGATACCGGAGGCAAACGTCCGATGCTGCGTGGAGAAGTCGTATCGCAACTTCTCGACCTGGAAGATCTGGGCGGATTTATCGGAGCAAGAAAAGGTCCTCAACCGCAAGACAGTCCGGCGGAGAAACAGGAGAAAAAAGCCTCGAAGGCAGCCCAGCGCCACCGTATGCTACCCGATCAGGAGTTCAGCGTCGAGCGACTGCGCGCAATGGACGCTGACATTAAGTTCACTGGGCAATCTATTCGCAACAAAGATTTGCCGGTCAAACATCTGACAACACACACCCGGATCGACAATGGCCTAATGAAGCTTGATGCGGATTTCACGGTCGCGGAAGGTAGTATCAATGCTAACGTAACAGTGAATGCCCGCGACGATCCCCCGGTTGCAGAAACCCGAGTCGATGTCAAAAGATTGCAGTTGCCAAAGCTGCTTCCCAAGATGGAACTCATGCATGACAGTCTGGGCCTGATCGGTGGCAGAGCGAGTATTAAGAGCCAGGGAAAATCCGTAGGCGCGCTTTTGGGGTCGGCCGATGGCCGCTTTGGACTGATAATGTCCGGAGGTCAAATCAGCAATATGATGCTGGAAATCGTAGGGCTCGATGGGGCCGAGATTCTTAAATTCCTGGTGATTGGCGATAAGAATGTGAAAGTACGCTGCGCCGTAGCCGATTTCGAAATAAAAAGGGGCGTAATGGAAAGCAAGGCTTTCGTCATTGACACAACAGATACCAATATTCTTGGGGACGGGCAGATAAGCTTAGCCGAGGAAACCATAAAAATGAAACTGTCTCCCGAGCCTAAAGACTTCAGCATTGTAAGCCTCCGTACGCCCGTTCATATTTCCGGCACCTTCAAGGAACCTACCATTTATCCGGATAAAATGCTGGCTATACGTGTCGGTGCAGCGGTATTGCTGGGTGTTTTCGCTACGCCGGTTGCTTCACTGATTCCGTTGATCGAAACAGGCCCCGGCGAGGATCACAATTGCAGGGCATTGATTGCCTCGGTGAAAAAACCGCTTCCCGGGAAGCAAAATGCTCAGGTTGAGAAGAAAAAATAA